In the Streptosporangiales bacterium genome, one interval contains:
- the tsaB gene encoding tRNA (adenosine(37)-N6)-threonylcarbamoyltransferase complex dimerization subunit type 1 TsaB, which yields MLLLALDTATPAVTVALHDGSEVCAEATELTSGGRHGELLAPQVADVLHRAGAQPGDLTAVAVGVGPGPFTGLRVGLVTATVLGDVLGIPVHGVGTLDVLAWQSGLTEPFLVATDARRKEVYWARYADAATARSAPAVGRPAEVATPDLTVGQGPQLFPEDFPNGREPRFPAAAALADVVVTRLAKGAELLPPTPMYLRHPDARVPGPRKPVLPADHPAPA from the coding sequence GTGTTGTTGCTCGCGCTCGATACCGCGACCCCGGCCGTCACCGTCGCACTCCACGACGGCAGCGAGGTGTGCGCGGAGGCGACCGAGCTCACCAGCGGCGGCCGGCACGGTGAGCTGTTGGCGCCGCAGGTCGCCGACGTCCTCCACCGGGCCGGTGCGCAGCCCGGTGATCTCACGGCGGTGGCGGTCGGCGTCGGCCCTGGGCCGTTCACCGGCCTGCGCGTGGGCCTGGTGACGGCGACCGTACTCGGCGACGTGCTCGGCATTCCCGTACACGGGGTCGGCACGCTCGACGTGCTGGCCTGGCAGTCCGGGCTGACCGAGCCGTTCCTCGTCGCGACCGACGCGCGGCGCAAGGAGGTCTACTGGGCGAGGTACGCGGACGCGGCCACCGCGCGCTCGGCGCCCGCGGTGGGCCGACCGGCCGAGGTCGCGACGCCCGACCTCACCGTCGGGCAGGGCCCACAGCTCTTCCCCGAGGACTTCCCGAACGGCCGCGAGCCACGGTTCCCTGCCGCAGCGGCCCTGGCCGACGTGGTCGTCACCCGGCTGGCCAAGGGCGCCGAGCTGCTGCCGCCGACGCCGATGTACCTGCGCCATCCGGACGCCAGGGTGCCTGGACCGCGCAAGCCGGTGCTGCCCGCCGACCATCCCGCACCGGCATGA